Proteins from a genomic interval of Cyclopterus lumpus isolate fCycLum1 chromosome 18, fCycLum1.pri, whole genome shotgun sequence:
- the tox4b gene encoding TOX high mobility group box family member 4b isoform X1 has translation MDLNFYSDLTDGTGPHDGDPQFLDPQSFNGFDTDSKFPGGSDNYLTISGSSHPFLSSSETFHTPSLGDEEFEIPPISLDPDSALTVSDVVSHFGELSDSGPPDSVAVPGNAVVEGDDPSFASTFVNAPSRGLEHLSLGAITQSGGSALLGSSLGMDLGHPIGSQFSGSSPVTIDVPLGDMSHGLLGSSQLTTIDQSELSAQLGLGLGGGGLLQRPQSPDNPLSATASPTSSLQDDDMDNFQRSVLVESPVSLAVSPHGVISLDPSLSDSLLSASSAAAPARRKEGGAAGGKTGKAGKAGKAGKAGNNEKDPNEPRKPVSAYALFFRDTQAAIKGQNPNATFGEVSKIVASMWDSLGEEQKQVYKRKNEAAKKDYLKALVEYRAGKSAQAPIEVMDTSPSPPSPPPSALVPAVMATHASVLAARSTRSQHYNPEENTITNICTSNIILDLPQVTTRSRTGAIKPQPPPAPVLPNPPTVAKIIIKQMQLPSGAVSVTAISAPSSSPRQPPPLQQMQSTSLPPRLQQMVHAQAPPPLQAKPRGGGAVVVVGAAAPPPPLQIKVVPSSRQADSIIVTSAGEAPTSASPSGLTMEVGQSADVVAGGEEEEEEEEAELEEGMEVEVNVAPVPSATPAASRSVCIRAGCTRPAVESQDWDEEYCSNECVAAHCSDVFMAWCAIRGQNSTSVA, from the exons ATGGACCTGAATTTCTACTCGGACTTAACGGACGGTACCGGGCCGCACGACGGGGACCCGCAGTTCCTGGACCCGCAGTCCTTTAATGGATTTGACACTGACAGCAAG TTCCCTGGAGGCAGTGACAACTACCTGACCATCTCCGGGTCCAGccatcccttcctctcctcttcagag acGTTCCACACCCCCAGCCTCGGCGATGAGGAGTTCGAGATACCCCCCATCTCGTTGGACCCGGACTCGGCCCTCACCGTGTCCGACGTGGTCTCCCACTTCGGGGAGCTGTCGGACTCCGGCCCCCCGGACAGCGTGGCGGTCCCGGGGAACGCCGTGGTCGAAGGGGACGACCCGTCTTTCGCCTCCACCTTCGTCAACGCCCCCTCGCGGGGACTCGAGCACCTGAGTCTGGGAGCGATCACCCAGTCGGGAGGCAGCGCTCTGTTGGGCTCGTCACTTGGaatg GATCTCGGTCATCCCATCGGCTCCCAGTTCAGCGGCTCGTCCCCGGTGACCATCGACGTGCCGCTGGGCGACATGAGCCACGGCCTGCTGGGCTCCAGCCAGCTGACCACCATCGACCAGTCCGAGCTCAGCGCCCAACTGGGGCTCGGCTTGGGGGGCGGCGGCCTGCTGCAGCGCCCGCAGTCGCCCGACAACCCTCTGTCGGCCACGGCGTCGCCGACCAGCTCGCTCCAGGACGACGACATGGACAATTTCCAGAGG AGCGTCCTGGTGGAGTCTCCGGTCTCTCTAGCCGTCTCTCCCCACGGGGTCATCTCCCTCGACCCCTCCCTGTCAGACTCCCTGCTCTCCGCCTCCAGCGCCGCGGCGCCCGCCCGGCGGAAAGAAGGAGGAGCGGCGGGCGGCAAGACGGGCAAAGCGGGCAAAGCTGGGAAGGCGGGCAAGGCGGGGAACAACGAGAAGGACCCCAACGAGCCTCGGAAACCCGTGTCGGCCTACGCGTTGTTCTTCAGGGACACGCAGGCGGCCATCAAGGGACAAAACCCCAACGCCACGTTTGGAGAAGTGTCGAAGATCGTGGCGTCCATGTGGGACAGCCTGGGGGAGGAGCAGAAACAG GTTTACAAGAGGAAAAACGAAGCGGCTAAGAAGGATTACCTGAAGGCGCTGGTCGAGTACAGAGCCGGCAAGAGCGCTCAG GCCCCCATTGAGGTCATGGACACCTCCCCGTCGCCTCCATCGCCCCCACCTTCAGCCCTGGTTCCCGCCGTCATGGCGACGCACGCCTCCGTCCTCGCCGCTCGCTCCACCAGGTCGCAGCACTACAACCCCGAGGAGaacaccatcaccaacatctgCACCTCCAACATCATCCTCGACCTGCCGCAGGTCACCACGCGCTCCCGCACCGGCGCCATAAAACCGCAACCTCCGCCCGCCCCCGTCCTGCCGAACCCGCCAACCGTCGCCAAGATCATCATCAAGCAGATGCAGCTGCCCTCCGGCGCCGTGTCGGTCACGGCGATatccgccccctcctcctcgccgCGCCAGCCGCCGCCGCTGCAGCAGATGCAGAGCACCTCCCTACCGCCTCGGCTGCAGCAGATGGTGCACGcccaggccccgccccctctgcaGGCCAAACCACGGGGCGGAGGCGCAGTCGTCGTCGTCGGCGCTGCGGCGCCGCCTCCGCCGCTGCAGATCAAGGTCGTCCCGTCGTCGCGGCAGGCGGATTCGATCATCGTGACGTCAGCCGGCGAGGCGCCCACGTCGGCGTCCCCCTCGGGTCTGACGATGGAGGTGGGGCAGTCGGCGGATGTGGTGgcgggaggggaggaggaggaggaggaggaggaggcggagctggaGGAAGGG ATGGAGGTAGAGGTGAACGTCGCCCCCGTCCCCAGCGCGACGCCCGCCGCCAGCCGCAGCGTCTGCATCCGCGCCGGCTGCACGAGGCCGGCGGTGGAGAGCCAAGACTGGGACGAGGAGTACTGCAGCAACGAGTGTGTCGCCGCACACTGCAG TGACGTGTTCATGGCGTGGTGCGCTATCCGAGGGCAGAACTCCACCTCCGTGGCGTAA
- the tox4b gene encoding TOX high mobility group box family member 4b isoform X2 — protein MEFPGGSDNYLTISGSSHPFLSSSETFHTPSLGDEEFEIPPISLDPDSALTVSDVVSHFGELSDSGPPDSVAVPGNAVVEGDDPSFASTFVNAPSRGLEHLSLGAITQSGGSALLGSSLGMDLGHPIGSQFSGSSPVTIDVPLGDMSHGLLGSSQLTTIDQSELSAQLGLGLGGGGLLQRPQSPDNPLSATASPTSSLQDDDMDNFQRSVLVESPVSLAVSPHGVISLDPSLSDSLLSASSAAAPARRKEGGAAGGKTGKAGKAGKAGKAGNNEKDPNEPRKPVSAYALFFRDTQAAIKGQNPNATFGEVSKIVASMWDSLGEEQKQVYKRKNEAAKKDYLKALVEYRAGKSAQAPIEVMDTSPSPPSPPPSALVPAVMATHASVLAARSTRSQHYNPEENTITNICTSNIILDLPQVTTRSRTGAIKPQPPPAPVLPNPPTVAKIIIKQMQLPSGAVSVTAISAPSSSPRQPPPLQQMQSTSLPPRLQQMVHAQAPPPLQAKPRGGGAVVVVGAAAPPPPLQIKVVPSSRQADSIIVTSAGEAPTSASPSGLTMEVGQSADVVAGGEEEEEEEEAELEEGMEVEVNVAPVPSATPAASRSVCIRAGCTRPAVESQDWDEEYCSNECVAAHCSDVFMAWCAIRGQNSTSVA, from the exons ATGGAG TTCCCTGGAGGCAGTGACAACTACCTGACCATCTCCGGGTCCAGccatcccttcctctcctcttcagag acGTTCCACACCCCCAGCCTCGGCGATGAGGAGTTCGAGATACCCCCCATCTCGTTGGACCCGGACTCGGCCCTCACCGTGTCCGACGTGGTCTCCCACTTCGGGGAGCTGTCGGACTCCGGCCCCCCGGACAGCGTGGCGGTCCCGGGGAACGCCGTGGTCGAAGGGGACGACCCGTCTTTCGCCTCCACCTTCGTCAACGCCCCCTCGCGGGGACTCGAGCACCTGAGTCTGGGAGCGATCACCCAGTCGGGAGGCAGCGCTCTGTTGGGCTCGTCACTTGGaatg GATCTCGGTCATCCCATCGGCTCCCAGTTCAGCGGCTCGTCCCCGGTGACCATCGACGTGCCGCTGGGCGACATGAGCCACGGCCTGCTGGGCTCCAGCCAGCTGACCACCATCGACCAGTCCGAGCTCAGCGCCCAACTGGGGCTCGGCTTGGGGGGCGGCGGCCTGCTGCAGCGCCCGCAGTCGCCCGACAACCCTCTGTCGGCCACGGCGTCGCCGACCAGCTCGCTCCAGGACGACGACATGGACAATTTCCAGAGG AGCGTCCTGGTGGAGTCTCCGGTCTCTCTAGCCGTCTCTCCCCACGGGGTCATCTCCCTCGACCCCTCCCTGTCAGACTCCCTGCTCTCCGCCTCCAGCGCCGCGGCGCCCGCCCGGCGGAAAGAAGGAGGAGCGGCGGGCGGCAAGACGGGCAAAGCGGGCAAAGCTGGGAAGGCGGGCAAGGCGGGGAACAACGAGAAGGACCCCAACGAGCCTCGGAAACCCGTGTCGGCCTACGCGTTGTTCTTCAGGGACACGCAGGCGGCCATCAAGGGACAAAACCCCAACGCCACGTTTGGAGAAGTGTCGAAGATCGTGGCGTCCATGTGGGACAGCCTGGGGGAGGAGCAGAAACAG GTTTACAAGAGGAAAAACGAAGCGGCTAAGAAGGATTACCTGAAGGCGCTGGTCGAGTACAGAGCCGGCAAGAGCGCTCAG GCCCCCATTGAGGTCATGGACACCTCCCCGTCGCCTCCATCGCCCCCACCTTCAGCCCTGGTTCCCGCCGTCATGGCGACGCACGCCTCCGTCCTCGCCGCTCGCTCCACCAGGTCGCAGCACTACAACCCCGAGGAGaacaccatcaccaacatctgCACCTCCAACATCATCCTCGACCTGCCGCAGGTCACCACGCGCTCCCGCACCGGCGCCATAAAACCGCAACCTCCGCCCGCCCCCGTCCTGCCGAACCCGCCAACCGTCGCCAAGATCATCATCAAGCAGATGCAGCTGCCCTCCGGCGCCGTGTCGGTCACGGCGATatccgccccctcctcctcgccgCGCCAGCCGCCGCCGCTGCAGCAGATGCAGAGCACCTCCCTACCGCCTCGGCTGCAGCAGATGGTGCACGcccaggccccgccccctctgcaGGCCAAACCACGGGGCGGAGGCGCAGTCGTCGTCGTCGGCGCTGCGGCGCCGCCTCCGCCGCTGCAGATCAAGGTCGTCCCGTCGTCGCGGCAGGCGGATTCGATCATCGTGACGTCAGCCGGCGAGGCGCCCACGTCGGCGTCCCCCTCGGGTCTGACGATGGAGGTGGGGCAGTCGGCGGATGTGGTGgcgggaggggaggaggaggaggaggaggaggaggcggagctggaGGAAGGG ATGGAGGTAGAGGTGAACGTCGCCCCCGTCCCCAGCGCGACGCCCGCCGCCAGCCGCAGCGTCTGCATCCGCGCCGGCTGCACGAGGCCGGCGGTGGAGAGCCAAGACTGGGACGAGGAGTACTGCAGCAACGAGTGTGTCGCCGCACACTGCAG TGACGTGTTCATGGCGTGGTGCGCTATCCGAGGGCAGAACTCCACCTCCGTGGCGTAA